One part of the Hydra vulgaris chromosome 01, alternate assembly HydraT2T_AEP genome encodes these proteins:
- the LOC136074326 gene encoding mitogen-activated protein kinase kinase kinase 7-like, whose product MANFSFLKSKGLNQIEQENNEFIVELPLNMPQDAFIGEGSFAKVYKFVHKKKVIACKLYKHQFPKSKMFLMSNRFKKLNHPNIVAYIGFSIRPLAILFDYCCVLVENTVCHSLPELLNLFKEESYFNYMERLDYCLQAANGLKYLHDLKIVHHDFKPANILVHGTLSSIVIKLTDFCDLAIMKETMATKTKVKAGFTGLTIAYLSPEICNYTVNTVTKESDVYAMSLSIFEIMSGLDSPWQNHFSIYKDIFLTQALEKGERPDTNIISKIYLESDTRYLVETIVGGWYNDPEERLTCVQVSLYF is encoded by the coding sequence atggcaaattTCAGTTTTCTAAAATCCAAAGGCTTAAATCAGATTGAGCAAGAAAACAACGAATTTATCGTAGAACTACCTCTAAACATGCCTCAAGATGCTTTTATTGGCGAAGGTTCTTttgcaaaagtttataaatttgttcataaaaagAAGGTTATTGCTTGTAAACTTTATAAGCATCAATTCcctaaatcaaaaatgtttcttaTGTCTAATCGTTTTAAAAAGCTTAACCATCCAAATATTGTTGCGTATATTGGCTTTAGTATTAGACCTCTAGCAATTTTGTTTGACTACTGCTGTGTACTAGTAGAGAATACAGTATGCCATTCATTGCcagaattattaaatttgtttaaagaagAAAGCTATTTTAATTATATGGAACGGTTAGACTACTGCTTACAAGCAGCTAATGGATTAAAATATTTGCACGACTTAAAAATTGTGCATCATGATTTTAAGCCTGCAAATATTTTAGTTCATGGCACTTTAAGTAGCATAGTTATAAAACTTACTGATTTTTGTGACCTTGCTATAATGAAAGAAACAATGGCAACAAAGACTAAGGTAAAAGCTGGATTTACTGGTTTAACAATAGCTTATCTTTCTCCTGAAATTTGTAACTATACAGTAAATACTGTTACGAAAGAATCAGATGTTTATGCCATGTCATtatctatttttgaaattatgtcAGGATTAGACTCACCATGGCAAAATCACTTTtctatttataaagatatttttttaactcaagCTCTTGAAAAAGGAGAAAGACCAGatacaaatattatttctaaaatatatttggaATCTGACACAAGATATCTTGTTGAAACTATTGTTGGAGGATGGTACAATGATCCAGAAGAGCGATTAACTTGTGTTCAggtatctttatatttttga